The genomic segment taaattttgttaaagggtTATAAACTCATGAGTGTCTATATAAATTGATCCATATATTTAaattccttctaacaaattaaaattttgttaaagaaatataaatcataagaacttatttataatcaccatgaatataattcttaaaacaaatttaaattttgttaaagaattactaATCATGGAagctatataaaaaaaatcatgacttaatccttttaacaaattaaattttgttaaggatttataaatcacagaaactataaaaaataactcatgaatttaatttttttaacaaaatcaagatttttgttaaagaattataaatcatggaACTATATAAAAACATCATGACAAAAATTcctcaaacaaattaaattttgttaaagaattgtaaatcatgggaaaagaattatacaaaataactcatgacataattcttctaacaaatcaaatttttgttaaagaattataaatcttgaaaactaaaaaaaaaaaaaaaaaaaaaaaaaaaaacaacatacacataaacacaattccttctaacaaattaaatttttgttaaagaaatgtgtaatttatgaaaataaccaaaataaaactaagaataataattcttttaatacaaataaaaacaaaactttgattaaattgttaaaatttcaaaacttacAATTTAAAGGATTGAAGATTGAATAATACAATTGAACTCCAAAACTCAACTTAAGAATTTTCCTCACTTTTTATCTCAATAACTCCGTCTTGGACAAAAATTTTGAGacaaaatgagagaaaattttctgatttttttgttgtGAGTAAAAATTCAAAGTAAGGCTTAATTATCAGCCTTAATTTCACTCCTTAAAGCCTAACTAATTACCCCCTTAATTAGCATTAAgggaggagttacaaactccccAAAAGTCATTCACAACGGGCTCCCCCTTCcccaaattattattattttttttaattaattaattaattaattgtttggTTTAATTGTTAGACAAAAAGTTGTTACGCGATAACACGCGCGTAccacttaaataattaatttaagttaaatagttaaacaatcaaataactaattaaattaaataatctaataattaattaaattaaataattatatttttttttcgatattttaaCAGGGTGTTACAATAATGGTTTCTATCCTTCTGACGAGAGCCTCTATTGGTTTtctttgcacatgcccaaaccatcttagTCTATTTTCGCGTATCTTAGCAGATAGTAGAGAAACCCCTAACTTCTCTCTAAACTCCTGATTTTTGATCTTATCCATCATCGTTTTACCGCATATCTACCTCAGCATTCGCATCTCTGCTACTTCCATCTTTTGTTCGTAGATCTTCTTTATGGGCCAACACTCTGACCCATACAACAATGCTGGCCTAATGGCAACTTGTAGAATTTACCTTTCAGTCTAGCCGGGAACTTCTTATCACATAACACtccggtggctgctcgccattTAAGCCAACCTGCTCGTACACGGTGTGTTACATCttcatcaatctccccattactctgGATAACAGATCCTAAATACTCAAACTTGGTCGTCTTAGTAACTACATCTCCTTCAATGGTCACTTCTTGGCTATCATCTTGCTATTTGCCACTGAAATTGCATCTCAAATATTCTGTTTTTGTACGACTAATACGGAGCCCTTTACTTTCTAGTTCCGCCCTCCACTCATCTAATTTGGTATTAGCCTCCTCGCTAGATTCTGCGACCAATACTATATAGTCGGAGAATAACATGCACCATGGCACAGTTTCCTAGATAGACTTGGAAAGCTCATATATGATGATTGCAAAAAGGAAAGGGCTTACTGTCGATCCTTGATGCAAACCTACTCTAACTGGAATGGACCTTGTAATCCCTACAGGTGTCTGTATGTTAGTTGTTGTTCCATCATATATGTCTCGTATAATATCAAAATAGCTCTGCGAGATTCCCTTTTTCTCCAAGCTCTCCCAGATAATATATCGCGGTATGCTATCATAAGCCTTCTCGAGATCTATAAACACCATATGCaaatcctttttcttttttctatatttttccaTTAGTATTCTAAGCACATATATAGCCTAAGTGGTTGATCTCCCTAGCATAAAACCAAATTGGTGTTCCCTAATCACCGCCTCTTGTCTGATTCTcttctctatcactctttcccacaatttcactGTGTGGCTGAGAAGCTTAATCCCTTTATAGTTCCCACAAGCTTGTGCGTTACCTTTGTTTTTATACACAGGGATAAGTGTACTCCTCCTCCAATCTTCAGGCATTCTGTGTGACCTCTAGATAACATTAAAAAAGTTAGTCAACCGTCGAATTCCTTCTTCTCCTAAACACCTCCATACCCCGATCAAAATGTTGTCAGGGCCGACAGCTTTGCCTTTCCTCATATCTTTGAGAGCTTTTCTAACTTCATATGTGGTTATGTTCTTGATTGTCTCATATTCGTGTTGGTTTAGAACATTAGGAGTCGGTCCTCCCACCTCCTTTGGCCCCCTAGATTCATTCAGCAATTGAGAGAAATACTGATACCACCTTGTTTTGATGTCTTCTATGTCAGCAAAACTTGTCCATTCTCATCTTTAATGTACCTAACTATCCCAGCATCTTGCTTCTTACGGGATCTGGCCTTTGCAAGCTTGAAAATATGTTTCTCTCCCTCTTTTGTatctaaatttttataaaaatcttCATATGCTCGACTTTTTGCCTCAGCTACCGCTCTCTTTGCTACCCGTTTGGCCTCTttataaatttctttcttgattTCCCGATTTCCCTCTTCCGTACAAGCCAAAAGCTCTTTGAACCTtttgtttatttcatttatctTCTTCCGAACCTCCTCGTTCCACCACCACGCCTCCCTATATACCTTTGCTTGACCTGTCGACACTCCTAAGGTATCCTTAGCAGCTTCTCGAATAGTTTCAGCCATAGATTTCCACATATGATTTGTGTCTTCGAAAATTCTTAGGTAGCCCAACGATTTGATCTTGGCCGAGAATGTGAAGGTTATTTCCCCTTTACGTTTACCCCACATAATCCTTCGTCGGCACTTTACCTTCTTGTCGACAACTTTTTTGCTCATATGAAAGACCAATACTAACAAACGATGTTGCGTTGGCATCTTTGGTgaaatataatttcaaaaataagcgcaTGTAACTCAAACCTTAGGTTATGAGTATGTTCGCACTTAGTAAGAGCAAACAAATAATTTGATCAACAAAAGTCACTTagtttgttcgcagttaataactgcgaactgTTGCGCTTTATAAATTGTTCCGaaatcattttaattaatttctccCAAGGTCAGAAGGGGTCAAATTTTTGTTCGTAGTTAATATCTACGAATAAAAATTTAACCATGTTTGACCAAGACTTATGTTGTTCGCTGTTAGCAACTGCGAATAAAAGGTTTGGCTTTTTCTGATCACAGAGCCTTGTTCGCCGTtattaaatgaaaacaaagtCAAATCTAAGCTCTGGGATGAAAGgcgcttattttttaaaataagttttaccaaagcttatttttttgattaaaaagcttatctatttcaaattttctaaaaaaattgcTCTCATCCATAAACATTAATTTAGACCTGTCTAACGGGCCGAATTCTAGTTGAATTGGTCTGAGTAAGACCTTATAAACATGAAGTGGGTTTGGGTTTCAGGTTTCAAACGGGCTGAATCCATCAAGCCAAACTCGGCCCAACCCATTTCAACTGGAAGCCATATTGGGAAGGACGACAAAGAATACCTATAATTGTAAATTCAATGAAAAGAACAAAATATGatgaaattaatgaaaatttgaaaatattaagataaaaaatcaaaaaaatgaatgaataatacaactttcaaacttattccaaaagtaagcgtgaaaatctcaaacCTGAGGTatagagctgttcgcagttagtaactgcgaacagatcaaAAAAGACAagatagctgttcgcagttaccaaCTGCAAACAGCcctttgactttgtttgacctattcgcagttagtaactgcgtgCCGAAGTGCTGGAACTGTGTACCGACGAGCATGCCTTGCCGCAATCTCCCTCACTAGCTCCTCGTGGTTGTACTGCATCACTGCTGCCGCACCTTGTgtctgcaattaatatttagttaatgtaatattatattatgtatacttaatcatttaaatgcaaatgaagacttacaaattgggtcatcgtaggcgcaacAAGTGCGTAATATGCTGTTGCGATGATGCCACGTGGTGACATCCATcggcgagtgatggagaggaaccacggcatgtagtccGGTGTAGTAGGTGAGCCATGAACATCGAttggcgcaccttgggccagcaaCTCAAGTCTACGATCCCAAAGAGCGATgtggcgccagttgatctccatccagCTCCCAGTACCCTGATTCTTGCGCGAAATCAAGTGCAGCTCGGGTTCAGTGTcgcaaggcggtggaatgccttgtaccaacccatattggcgtaGTATGCGCTCAGGTAGATgcacttcgacaatgtcgaagcatacgAGTGGCACATAAGCCCTCCACGCGCCTGATTGAATCCCCGAGTGCTCGGGAACAGCTGCGTACGCTTCTGCAGGGTATGGGTCCCaacaaaactaaaatacatgttataaaaatataagtgatatgttaattaaattgcagtaatgttaatgagtaatgaaatatttacctggttgggtcgtagcaggtctaactgatctcggtagaatccgAGACCGGTCTAGGTGTGCTTGCGCGTCCTgcgtgcaaaattccaccttTAACCATACGCAGCATCTAGTGGGGGTTGTTGCGGAGGAGCGGCATCGCCATGAACAAcggttctgtaaggttggccgataagaaCATGCTGCATAGTCAACACACTAGGGTCTTGGGGTCTTGGAGCTGTTGGATCCATTTCCTCTATTGATGTGTTCGCAATAGCTTTAGTTAATATTACCattatgtaattatgtatcATACATTTGTGTTGTCAGTTTAACATTATTATAGGTGTTATAGAGTATCATACTagtataatacatataatatattacctggagttacaggttctagtgttgtgaccttcgCTCCCACAACGACGACAATTAATTCGTTTCTTTCTACCCTCATCCATTTCGTTGGCAATTCTCCTAGACTTAGGCCTCCCTTTACCACGAATTTGATCGGGatcatgtctaagttcaaatgccgtcaatggcgataagaggtttGCAATGATTAAAcccttcaatgcaaggtttaaaggcccaaaagacacgttgcaaggtcctaatattaggtcgCACATATACTCTCGTGTCATTGTCCTCCTTAAAAAACCACTCAAGTACTAAACCCgggttggaatgttgcaaagcttctaaaagcgtggaaggagtgagtaagaacctttCCAAGTCCCGTATATGGACAACAACGTTTGTTGCATAGCACACcacgctcgcttataattcacatccacaccaaaacgatctttaaccatctgccgtacgacagataccttaatggatgggtctttagcaacacaatttctaatgacattgttaatgacagaagatgtcaagtgaatgtgtccagccgaaacaatgtcactacccaaaacacaagaacGATGCTTACCCTTTtacgtaacaatacgccatgaagataaataagaatcaaacgtaACCCTAAGTATCCACGAACAGCCCCGCTTACACTTCAAGATATGGACATTTTGGTTTGAAGTCTCCGTTCTGTACTCTATATTTctgcgaatatgatacactctgatagcttccaatAACTCttccttgctatcaaacatcatacccttctccaacTCTCCTTCCTGGGTGtaagtggtatcacaagcccaagtcctccatgagttATCCTCCACATACTCGTCtagaggtggacatagggcataaggtgtaggaggaatgattgtagAAATGTTGtctagggtcatgtcatttgctagcgcgtcatcatcgacatccacatcatcctcagaagggTCGTCAATGaactcattactctcatttccatcatcccaaggtcccatctcatcactttctcctaagttaaccattgaatgaACCGaaacttgattcgtagggggtCGAAAAAAAGTACAAGATGTGGAAGGAACGAAAGAATTAAGAGTTTCCTGAgttgatataggcataggggtaggagtaggattagaagcaactacattccctaagggtacttcttctacgtataactccaaagagggaatttgggtggactttttgaatgctcccacatagcatctatagcctcatcatcctcaacaggaaaggcaagcaattctccactcatgtcatatttaaagcttatatttacggtacttctagtggggtccaatccaatcttagaacatatgaAACgtttaaactagttcaaatccatgttcgagttgcatgcaaacaacctacgtcttcccccaacataatgaacttttcCACTACTTTCTcaaatacaaccattccaaaaacatactatagtgacgcgAAATGATGTCATTTTCTACATTAGTACAAACacaatcaacatcatcaacaacttcatgcccatacaagtacattatagtcacttgattataatcttttttggtctacaaattaataaagtccataatataactaagttcatacatatataatgcacataaaatccaaataataaatcaattaataaatgaaATTGCTAATACAAACATCAACATTCCTAATAACACATAACGTACATCAAATTTAACTAATTCAATATattcatcaacaacaatacttcaataaacaacataaagctatgaaaACGATTACACATTACCTTGAATAGTTATGGATGGTTAAAAGAGTGTTGATTCAaagaactagtaacctacatttgccaaaacaaccaaatttcatcaaaaacctaaaaatagatatatatactaaaaaaacgcataataaTTTACCTTTGTTCGATCTAAAGTATCCcaaactaattttgaagtgacaaattgaaagaggaatgcaacAATTAATAAATTCAACCTAGTATATTTGTGGAGAGTGTCGAGTAGTATTATACTAgagttttgaaaaataagaaaatgagaagtAAAGAAAATTGCTGCGTATTAGCTATCtattcgcaattactaactgcaaacagctcAAACAAAGTCAAAGGGTTGtttgcagttaataactgcaaaCTAT from the Amaranthus tricolor cultivar Red isolate AtriRed21 chromosome 12, ASM2621246v1, whole genome shotgun sequence genome contains:
- the LOC130828482 gene encoding uncharacterized protein LOC130828482 encodes the protein MEKYRKKKKDLHMVFIDLEKAYDSIPRYIIWESLEKKGISQSYFDIIRDIYDGTTTNIQTPVGITRSIPVRVESSEEANTKLDEWRAELESKGLRISRTKTEYLRCNFSGSVIQSNGEIDEDVTHRVRAGWLKWRAATGVLCDKKFPARLKDQNSYLYEFIRFTLTWAITILVEGKRSRGRPKKTWVEQIKDDLSQLCLSEDLTRDKNSWKRQIHILD